Within the Hevea brasiliensis isolate MT/VB/25A 57/8 chromosome 2, ASM3005281v1, whole genome shotgun sequence genome, the region AGTTGTTTtataagaataaaatttaaatatgtatAAATTAAATACTAGTCATTTGCATTTTGCAAAGACCTAATTGGTCATTTCCAATTtttatatcttattatttatatcatattaaaattataaaatttatactaattataattaataagaattaattttattatttattttaaaaattatttgtcaACTTCatttaaacatttatttttatttcatgacACTAAATATTCTAATAGCTTCTACCATTTTTATAGACTTAATTCTACATTTAATTACATGGATAAATCTTCACTccacattaaaaaaatatttactaGTAATGTTTttgttaataaatatataataaattatattatttatcaaattttttaaaatataaattttaaaacaaattaaaacatgaccaataattattttatctaCTAGATTAATTAAAAGCCATGCTAGACGACTTTATTTGATTAGGAGTTTAGGACTTGGTTAATGcgtgagaaaaaaaaattgcccAAAAGTCCAAGAATTTCTCATGTAATTATCACAATAATCAAATATTTTTGTCAAATTTGAAAGTAAGCCcttctttttatttaatttatatttatgagGAACACAAACATCCTAAATTCCTAACACTAATGAACACGTTTAACTGAGAAACTGAAATGATTATTCCATGCCAAATCAAGACAACCATCAGCAATTCAGGACTTACAAGGGCTGAAGAGTGATTTGAAGTCCACTTTGTGGGCAAACTGCGATAAGGACAATGGGTGAATGGACATAACTTGGTGACAAAGTAAACCTGTAACGTTGTAGGATCATTGAGAGTGCAATCTTTGTTTCTGTCATGGCAAAGTTCATGCCCACACAATTCCTTGGTCCCAAACCAAATGGGCAAAATGCTGCAATGTTATTCCTtgtagccttagccaccccttcTGCAAATCTTTCCGGTTTGAAGAGATGAACATCTTCTCCCCATATTTCAGGATCATGATGCACTGCTAGAGTTGGAATCAGGACATCCATCCTAGCTGGAGCAATTAGCTTCCCCAATTTGGTTCCCTTCTGGACTTCTCTTATCAGAGTAGTAATAGGAGTGTATAACCTTAAAGTTTCATTGACAATCATATTCATCtgaaccacaaaaaaaaaaaaaaaaaaagaaagcagcAGTAGCAAAGAGATTAGATTGAACTGAAAATAaaaacatctctttaatttatTAAAGTCTATAGCATCTACTTACGATCTTCAATCTTGATATTTCATCTGAAGTTGGATTTCTTTGGCCAAATAATTCCAGGACTTCCTTCCTAGCTTTTTCTTGCCAATCTCTGTGCATTGCTAGAAGAAGAACACTCCATGTGAGTGAACTAGTAGTTGTCTCATGTCCAGCAATATAAAATGTCTTGCACTCATCAACTAGGTCGTCTATGGATATTTGCTTGGTCTTATCCACATCCCTGTTTGCCTTTATCAATACTCCAAGATAATCACTTCCATAGCTATCCACTTCACGCATCTTTGCTTCCTCTTCCCTCTTCTTTATCATCTTTAAGATGGAGTCTCGCATGCCATGTTCCAGTCTATCTGCTTCGATATCATCCTTTGTCTTTATAATTTTTCTGCAGCAGAAGAAGTGGATACATTTAAGTAAAACTAATGTTTGTGTGTTTCTAACAATTGTGAAAATAACTATAACAAAACTTTAATCCAAATTAATTGTTCTATAATCAATCGAGTCTTGTGCTCAAGTggaaagagggaaaaaaaaaaagaaaaaagaaaacttACTTTAGTCCAGGAATTCTGACTTGATAATTATTTCTGGAAAGTATAAGAATCAGCCTCGATAGCAAATCAAAAATATGCTTCCCTTCCAAGTAGCTGCTTCCAAAGGCTGTCCTGGAAATTATTTCAGATGTTAATAGCTTGAATTCTATGTATACATCAATCTCCTTGCTTTCATGCTGTCTCCATCTTTCAAGCATCATCTCTGCACTCGCGATCATTGCTGGAATCATAACCTATACAtattttaaattgttaaaatagAAGAAGCTCTGAATAGTTATAATGTAACAAGAAGATCAAGAATTTACTTTCAAGTTATCTCCATGAAATGTATGATTCGCCAGTTTACGCTGCCTAAACCATTTTTCACCTCTGGTTGTTACAAGTCCATCCCCAAAGaggtttttcaaataagattcaaACTCCGGTTTTGGATACAATTCATCTTTGTTCAGTATCTCTTTAACCAGATTAGGCTCCGTGACGATCAACTGAGGTCGAGGACCAAGCCAACTGACACAATTATTCCCTGCAACCATATTGTAGAAGAAACAGTCAATTAATTTGGAGGTTTTAATTCGAAAGCTTTCAATCAGGAAAATGTTTTTGAAATTTCAACACGAACAAAAAACTACCATATAGCTTGTTCCATAAATAATAGTGAGGCTGGATTCTAGGTAATATTTGATGTGATAATTCCATGGAACTGGTGAAGGATTCATTTTTCATTCTGATGATATCTTTTGCATTTCCATGGAAAAATCTGTAAGGGGGGCCTCTTATTCCCTGTGACCTCAGTGCAGATTGTACGTGAATTGGTTTCCACCATACTTCATATAAGAACTTGATGAGAAATAATATGACAAAGCACACTAACACACAACTCAAAACCAAAATCATCATAGTCCGTGCTGTTCTTGCAACCCTCTTTAATCAACCATAGACTTACAATTAAGCAATTCCTCTCTATAATATAAGAGGCCAAGGAATCTCGGGGATGTAGTTGATGACAGAAACTAAGTACCAAGCATTGGTCCCATCGCGGACACAATGACTTCTTCTTTGGTTAAAGCTTCTGAATTTGACAATTTCTTCTTATATTCTATCTCTCAAATATTTGGCATTTTCGCCAAAAGCTTCTGAATTTGAACTAATGTGTTGGTCCCCTTGACAAATGGTTGATGAAGAAAGCACAACGAAAGGATCAATTGATTATCCAGGCCATCAACTAAAAGTTGCAttctataatttaatattttgtttattCTTTTCATTATTATTTGTCTGAGGCTCAATAAGTGTAATACAAGCAGACAAGTTTTCTTTCATTGTTTTTGCTAGCCTGTATCCGAACATCTGATTGGTACTCTCCTTATTCCCTGATTGAGACACGATCACATAAGCAATCCAGAAAATCGCCTGCAATGACAAATAAAGGGTAGGTTTATCAATATAAGCAACTTAATACACTGTCCAATTATATACTAGAGTATATGCAATGTGCAGCAATCTTTACTGGTCTCTCAACCCAAATTGAAGATGTGCAGCAATCTTATATTAACTATAAGATACTAATCTTACAAAATATAGAAAATGGACAATTTAATCCATCAAATTATCCTTACAATCCTACAAAATTACACATTTCAAATAAAAACCACTAGAAGCAACTTAATTTTATtggattatgatttaattgatgaaTCTTAAACATTCTATAcattcaattgaaaaaaaaattagaattaaaagatcaAATAAATTTTATTGTCCAAAAATTCAAGAATCTCACATGTAATTATCTCAAGAATTCAACAAATGTTCTTAAAATTCCAAAGAATTAAATACACAAATCCATAAATTCATAACCTAAACAATACTCCTAGAAAATGGGATAACAATAGTATATGCATCTATACCAAAATTCTATTTGAGCCATTGTTATTTAATCAATGGGTTACAATCCtacttctcaaaaaaaaaaaaaaaaaatcatacttccctttttaaaatatatgaggttaaaggataaaaaaaaaaaatcataaaaagaggAAGGAAGTCAAAACTTAGCAGTTACCTTCAAGAGCCACCAAGACTTCCCTTGAGATTTTGCTTCCAATGTTCTTTATATTTATGCTGGGCATTTGAGATTTCGGATGTCGAAGGATTAAGAGGTGACCTTCTTGCAGACAATGACCCATTTCAAATTTTGGGAGTCAGTAAGTTGTTGCTCTCTGTCagaatataaaaaagaaaaacctaGCCCTATAAATAAGGGAGAAGATATGACCTTGATAACCAAACAGAGCTCTTTTATCTCTCAGCCAGTACTAGACTAGGCTTTGCTAGCACCCTGTATCCTGGGTCAAATTTGGGGGCCCATCTCACCTCTAAGACTCTTCCTCCTtcaatgaccaaaaccaagataGCCCAGACCCACAAAGTACCAAGAGTAACTCAAACATTTTTTAGCCCTTGCTGGCCCACAAAGCCAAAATGAACCCATTGAGCAAATTAGTCCACTTAATCATATTGACTCCCCTAGATGGAAAGGAAAACAGAGGACTTGTATGTAAGCTAGAATGTAAAGATGGAACAACTGGGGACTCATCCAGTAGACACTATCTCCTTTGATGACTTGGTCTTAATGGCAGCGAAAATGTATAAAGCAAAAACTAAGGCCAAAGAATAGATAAAAATTCCTGTCTCAGAGGTAGGAGATCCTCCTATACCAGCTAAACAATTAGAGGATGATCACCAACCTTCTCAGCTCAAACGAAAATGGAAAAGATTAGCTCGATCACAAAGCACACAAGCAAGAGTGGTAATTCAATAAGTTGGTGATGGAAACACCATTTCCCCAACTGAAACCCTGTGTTACCCAAAGCAAGTGGAAGGTGGTAAGTGTAATAATGAACTAGAATCTGAGccaaaataaagtaaaaagcCTTACCCTCTGAACAAAAATCTATAATGGTGGAGGTTGCCAGCCATAAATGGGCCCATCCAGATAAATGAAGATTTTTAGTTGGAATTGCCAGGGTTTGAGAAACCCCCTGACTGTCCATCATTTAAAAGGGATATGTAAATCCAATTCACCTGACATAGTTTTCATTATGGAGACAAAAAATATTTCTTCTTTTGTGATAAAGCAGTGGCATAAATGTGGTTTTGTGGATTTCTCTTGTATTGGACCTAGAGATTTAGCTGGGGGTCTAAGCCTAGCTTGGAGAAAGGATTATGATGTTTCTATTATTCATGAGGAAGACTTCTTCTTCCATGTGTGTATTCATGATTATCTTATCAATGGAAAATGGGATATGGTCTTTGTCTATTTTAGTAGTGTGGAGGAAATTCACTTTTCTCAATTTCATGTGCTGGTTGACTATAAAACTCAGTTAAGCGATCATCATGTAATCATGGGTGATTTTAATTCTTTCTTGAAATCTTTGAAAAAAGTTAGTGGCAATATAAATTTCCAAACTCAAATTCTTCCTCTCTAGCATTTTGTGGATGACTTAGGTGTTATTGACTTGGTTTCAGGGATCCAGAGATAACATGGTGTAATAGATGAGATGGACCTTACCACATTAAGGAAAGACTTGACTATTGCTTTGCCTCTCCCCAGTGGTTACTTCTTTATACTAGTGTTGTGGTGTTCCACTTGGAAGACATTGGGTTTGATCACAGGCCTATCCTCCTTACAACTATGCCAACTTATAAGAGAGCCAAGAGACGATTTAGATTTGATGCAAGATGGGTAGAGAATGAAGAAGTGGAAAAAGTTATTTCATCTGTATGGAGCAATACAGTTCAAGGGCATAAATTATTTCAAGTTCAATCTTAAGAAAGGCGAGGATGACCTGGTGGATTGGAGTTACCGTTCAAATCTTAATTCTCAAAACAGAATTAACTATAACAAGGGTCTTCTGGAACAAGCTAAAAGTGATCCTTTGAAGTGGGATGGAGAACAAGTGAGACAACTGGAGAAAGACTTATCATCTGAAATTACCAGAGAAGAGAAATTTTAGGCTTGAAAATCTAGGCAAGATTGGCTTCACTTGGGAGATAGGAATACAACATTTTTTCGTGCTAAAAATATTTAGAAGAGGTGTAGGAATAATATATCCAACATTTAAGATCAAGCATTTTTTCACTGGAAGTTCTCCTTTGATGAGGTCTTAGAGGTAGCTCAATCTTATTTCTCCAATATCTATAATTCCTTTAATCTTATAAACTTTAATAATATTACTAATGGTTATGTTCCTAGAGTCTCTGACTATAGGAATGGTTGTCTTATAAGTCTGGTCTCAAAGGAAGAGATTTGGAAAGCTATCTTCTCTATACATCCCTCCAAAGCTCTAGGGGAGGATGATCTgacggcttttttttttttttctagaaatATTGGAGAATAGTAGGGGATGAGGTGTGTAATgcagttttataatttttttcaaaatggTAAGATGCTCTAAAGCCTAAATCACACTATTCTTACCCTTATCCCGAAGGTGAAAAATGTTCAAACGATGAAGGATTTGAGACCTATTGGTTTATGCAATGTGTTGTCCAAAGTCATCTAAAAAATTCTAACCTCTCGTTTACAACCTTTTATGAATTCTCTTATCAGTCATGGGCAAAGTGCTTTCACAAGAAGTAGATTGATCTCTAACAATATTCTTTTGTGTAATGAAATTTTGCATAATCTCAAGCATCGCAGGAAGAATCAAAATTATGGAATGGCTATGAAACTTGACATAAGCAAGGCTTATGATTGTGTTGAGTGAAGCTATCTTCATCATATGCTTAGGTGCTTTGGGTTTGACAATTTTTGGATTCAATGGGTTATGGAGTGCATAACTACTGTGTCTTACTCTATTTAGCTAAATGGTCACAAAGTGGGGCTCATGCATCCCTCCAATGGATTAAGAAAGGGGGACCCTCTCTCCCCTTATCTTTTTCTCTTCTGCATGGAAGGTCTATCTCATCAAATCAGAAATTCATCTTTGTAAGGCATTTCTATATCCAGGGGAAGACTGCGAGTGTCCCACCTTCTTTTTGCAGATGATTCTATCATGTTCTCCCTAGCTACTTCAAAGAATGTGGAGATGATCAAGCAAATTCTCCATGAGTTTGCCCAAGCTAGTGGGTTACATgttaatttcaataaatcttcACTCACTTTCAGTCCAAACACTCCTAGGACTACTCGTTCAGGCATCTCTACTATTCTTCATATTAGTAATCTTATGGGGCAAGATATATTTTTGGGGCTTCCTTCAGAATTTGTTAAGTCAAAGAAACAGATGTTTAGCCACATTCGAGATAAAATACATTACAAAAACTCAGGATGGAAAGAGCAGCTTTTATCCATAGGGGGAAAAGAGGTTCTCCTTAAGGCAATACCTATAGCAATCCCAGTTTATGCTATGGCTAGTTTCAGAATTTCGAATTCTTTATGCCAAAGCATTAATAATCTCATGGCTAGATTTTGGTGGGGTTAGAAAAAAGAGGAAAAGAGAATCCATTGGGTTGCTTAGAATTATTTATGTGATCCAAAAATCAATGGTGGTTTGGGCTTTAGAGACTTAGAAGTTTTCAACATGGTTCTCTTAGTAAAGCAAGGGTAGAGATTAACCTCCAATCCCCAGTCCTTATTGGCACGAGTCCTTAAAGGCAAATATTTTCTTTATACTTCTTTCATGAGTGCTCCCTTGAGGAGTAACCCATCTTAGGGTTGGAGAAGCTTACTTTGGGGTAGACAAGTCCTTTCTAAAGGGATGAGATGGCAAGTTAGTAATGGTTCTTCTGTCTTATGCAAGTCTGACCTTTGGATTCCTAAATCTTTCCTCACATCCCAAGAGTTAAAGACAACAATGATGCAAATGTGGTTTGGGTGTCTCATCTctttgatattggtggcacttcTTGGGACATTGCCAAACTGAGAAACAATTTCATAGAAGAGCAAGTACAAATTATCTGTGTTATTTCTATAGCTCTTTTCAAAAGGAAGATTGTCTTGTTAAGCACGACTCTAGGCAAGGGAATTATGTAGTAAAATCTAGATACCGAGTTGTTAGGGACTTGTTGAGGAATTTTGGGATCTCTAGAACCTTTGCTACTAGCACCTGAAACCAAAGgggcctgtaacaccctcactttagctagtccgcgcattcgactgttccggtaATCAATTTCTGTCcgtacagctagaatgtctggaactatttgtaaaatagagtgaggagtcataaataacccaaataatggtaagaaaaaatttagaaaaatttaagaaataaaatacaatgaagttaaatgagccggtaccctagcgatgggtgaccttgacgggaacttgctgtcttcacagctagaagccctaaacccaggagaaaattcatgaaataatttttgagactccagagaagagtcattgaggttttgatggcattagaatgctattaaaatgctaagaaaaatttttagatcggtacagacggttttggctcaataagccaaatggagggtattttggtcatttcatcttcagagatgatttttggccaacttgtccagttaaataaataatttatgtgacataaaatatgaataaatattgctaaaaatttaattgaaaatgagtagaaaagaaaagaaaagaaaaagaaagaaaattggaaattatgacatcacatgatgtcattagtgtgcctccacccaatcacattgtgacacctcATTCTAAACCAAATTCAAGAAGTCAAATGGCCAGAAAATGAACCAAAATTTTCTGTCTTCCCTTACCTCTACCCCGTTGAACCAAGTCCCCAAACCCCTCTCCGCCATTAAAGCTTCCATAAGCTTTgaatcccacttcaattcacctcaaaacctcatcctctcttcacaaaaaatctcccttaccactagagcaagacttgggtagcaattagaagaagagaaagtaaaAGAAACTGAGGGGTGAACAAGCTAGAAAAtcagccaagaggttagtgccatagtcCTTGTTCTTAATTCCTTCTAAacttgaatttaagctaagttaagttgaaaaattgatagaaattgaaagaaaaatgcatGATTATATCCCATGAAATTTCGGCAACCATAgggtacattagggtttcattgattagattgaaaTATAGTTGTTTATggttgccattgaacatgaatttgatgtcttaattcattgattgcttgtatatagagaattaaagttgttggagttagggttt harbors:
- the LOC110664649 gene encoding cytochrome P450 CYP749A22, with protein sequence MMILVLSCVLVCFVILFLIKFLYEVWWKPIHVQSALRSQGIRGPPYRFFHGNAKDIIRMKNESFTSSMELSHQILPRIQPHYYLWNKLYGNNCVSWLGPRPQLIVTEPNLVKEILNKDELYPKPEFESYLKNLFGDGLVTTRGEKWFRQRKLANHTFHGDNLKVMIPAMIASAEMMLERWRQHESKEIDVYIEFKLLTSEIISRTAFGSSYLEGKHIFDLLSRLILILSRNNYQVRIPGLKKIIKTKDDIEADRLEHGMRDSILKMIKKREEEAKMREVDSYGSDYLGVLIKANRDVDKTKQISIDDLVDECKTFYIAGHETTTSSLTWSVLLLAMHRDWQEKARKEVLELFGQRNPTSDEISRLKIMNMIVNETLRLYTPITTLIREVQKGTKLGKLIAPARMDVLIPTLAVHHDPEIWGEDVHLFKPERFAEGVAKATRNNIAAFCPFGLGPRNCVGMNFAMTETKIALSMILQRYRFTLSPSYVHSPIVLIAVCPQSGLQITLQPL